The genomic region agacaggagcagcaggagctggactgcgaagacaggaggaggacagagtcAGAGCCTTGAGGGACCTTTTGGGCGAAAGGACGGAGAAAGATACGGAGGACATAGAGTACCAAAAGGGGCACTCACCTGACTCGCTTCTCTGCTCTGCCAGAGGGAGCAACCtgcgtctccctccctccccgtcCCCTCTCCCCTGACATGGGCCGCCAGCTGGCCCTGACCCTCGCCTACCTGGCTCACCTGTTGGCCACCGCGACCAGCTCAGAGCGCCAACAGCACCGAGTGCAGCAAGGCCGCTGCAGCTACACCTTCATCCTGCCGCGGTGTGAGCACTGCCATCCCTTAAAGGACTTCCAGGTGACCAACACCCTCCAGAGGGACTCCCCGCCCGAGGCAGAGCCCGACACAAGCCAATTCAAGGCGGGTATGGCCCAAAAGGAAGAGGCCTTCCTGGCAGGAGAGGAAGCTGGTGAATCTAGAGAGTGCCATGGAGAATAACACCAGTGGCTGCAGAAGGTAAGGTCTCTCCTCCGTCATCTGGCCATTCTTACTCCATTCTTTTGCTGTCACACTCTCGTCTTCTTGTCTTTTCACACAACACATTTGCCGAATGCATATCTGGCACCACGTCAACGTCTGTGACTGTATTTAAGCCAGAACTCCCTGTTGCATACGAGAGGAGCGACAAGATGAAATAAGCTTACTAATATCAGACGGTGCCAAATATGTCACCCACCGACATTAGTATTGTCACCCCTGGTGATGTATTGAACTGTTTTAGCCCGTTTGTGAGCGCAAGTTCGCTGAAAACTTTGTGTACCAAACTCAGCTGacataaatatgtaatacataaatgtgtggcaaataaaaaagtttATCTGCTCCAGACACATTTCAGCATAGCCTCCGCGGTTCCATTTGGCTTGGATTATGACTGACTAAAGCGAAATGATGCGATTAAAAGTGGCCTCACAATAGTGTTTTCATTGCGAAGGTCATCAGGGCACAGAAACAGTTTCGGGCCATTGTCTGAGGCCGACTGACTGACACGCCATCCCTCTCCACCCGTCTCTCCATTCTTGTCTGCATCACACAGAATATTTATGGTACACACTAATCCTCGGGCCGATTATAAGGGTTTGTGTCGAGTGCTCAGATTGGCGGGCTGAGAGCAAACGTGTTGATTATATTTCAGGATTTGAAAATGAGGTATTAAGAATGCCAAAGCTCTCCCTCCGCGTCGGTCCCTCCCCACTCTCACTCACCATAAGATTGACTGCGAttctctttcctctcatttTTCGTTTGACACTCCgtttctctccttcacttctATCCGGACCATTCTGCAGCAACTCTGGGATGATGAATGTGTCCCATATTACACCTTGATTTGCCGACCACCGGATCTTAAACTCTTCCGTCTATCTATGCTCACGCTTTCTCGACACGCACCCAGAAACCCACACAGTCAATTCCTACGTGCACACTCTGTCTGATGCTCAATCTATGAATAGGAGGCCTTAGCTTCTCTGGGAAGCATCCCACAAGGCCTAGTGTATATGTGTTTGAGAGACAGTGTGAGGAAGGGATAGTGCACATACTTTCCCCcatgtgtacagtatattattCATGCATACAGTCTGCAAAACATCACATATTGCACTCATCTTAGTCATATTCCTTGCAGCATATtgcctctctctcgctcactttCCCCCAGAGCTGCGATATAAGAGGCCATGGAGGAGATGCAGTTTTTATCCCTCCATCTATAGAAAAAGCTCTGCTGACGCATATCTTGCTCCGTTGCCAAACTTCCTCCGCATAACATCTGGAATGAACACAAATATCCAACCGTACAACAATCTACCTCCATCCGGCCATAGCACTGTAGGTGGGATTTCCTTATAAAAAACGGCGAGACCCTCGGGAGCCTCTTTTAGAAATGCATGGGGTtacgctgacctttgacctccagatGGCAAAGCCTTGTCAGCACCTTGTGGAGCTCATTAGGCCTATCTGCATACGTTTGGGGAGGAATTGGTATGCGGAAGAGGTTGAAACGTGGCAACTATGTGTCGGTTTGTACGATCTCACTCGAGGCCCCCCTCGGGATAATATGACCCTCACTGTGAGCCTTCAACCCGAACCCcttgaaagaaaacacaccagCACGCACAGATttaggagcacacacacactaatccaGCATGTTTCCGCTGAGGAATCTCCAAGTGGACGAGCGCAACAGGACTGTATCAATGTTCCAGATTCCTTCTTTGGTGTTTCCAAGAAGAAactagtgtttgttttctttgttctaaCTCCcaacacagcccccccccccccccccccccccccatatagTTCCATCTGCTGCCCTGAGGGATTGACAAAAGGGATGTAAGGGATGCTTTTGTTAGCCTGTGTGAATTATGCTAATGATGAAATATTGCACAGAGATAAGGTGCCCTGATTTCCTGGCCCCGTGAAGTCAGTATGTTACCCACACAACTAACATTATTAATTTgtctcatttcttttaaatatctGTATATTATCTGTATTGAACATTCTCAAACTATGGCCTGTGGCTTGACAACTTACTCAGCCGGTAACTGCAGTACCCTTTTTCTTTGGTACAGACGACTGTACAAATGTTAAGCTACTTTCTATTTCAGAGGAAGATACTGTACTTTTTAagtcactacatttatttataatgagTATGACATACAAATCATTGTTACACAGTATAATAAATCACCCAGCagtattaatatgaataaaaaatgtaatcgtGGAGCCAGCTGCATCATTAAATTGCATGTTActatctgtctctccctgtccaCACTTTCAAAACCAGTGGTGACCAACTCAGAagctctcattttctctccatccccaccctcctccctttgctttttaaaatatgcagCTACAGAGTGCGACATACATGCGCATCAAGCATCATGCATATGATGTTtactatattatttatattaaaaaatatatatatataaagtgtggTCCCAATCCATCTGAGCTATTTTACTTGGATACGTGAAAATGAGAGTGCCTGTAGAGACGATGAATGAGTCAACAAAATTTCATAGCAGAGCcatccatccttttttttcagACAAAAGGTGGCTAGACCAACATCCCCTTCCTTagttgaaacaaaaaaataataatcaggaACATTTGTTTCCAAGAACAATATCCTGTTGGTATCCATGTAAATCCACGTTTCAACCAATTACTCTCAATTATCAAAATACTTTTGATAATTGAGAGTACCCTGGCAACCATTTTCAAAAGGACAGACTGATTGAGCtcgattgtttttttaatttttgtaaatgtcattATAAAATGCCGTGGGCACCAaaaccaaaatgtaatttttgtTCATTGTATTTGGGTTGAGGcagacattaaaataaaaccaaagGCCAATGATGCATTTAAATCTTGGTTGAAAAGTGGATTTACATGGTGTTGCACTGACATATCATTAAAGTCGCCCATTTTCATGGAAACATAATCATTCCTATTCCCCACAAGCATAGCCATCCTACTCATCATCATAATTACCCACAACACGTCTACTATGTAATTGTAACTGAGACCAAATGTGTCTTTTGGCCCGACAATTAGCACCTTAAGAGATACAACTCCAATGATGTTCTCAGCACTGATCCTTACCTCTTAGACACAATAACCCAGTTAACACTTATGCTACATCCAAAATGTGATTTACCCGGTGGCCTAGTGCGGCATGTGACAGAGCTGCAATTAATGCACTTGGCAGTGAGAGCTGTAGTGTAACAAGACCTCTGGATTGAGTTGTATCACAGAAGGCTGTAACATGAACACTTTGGACAGGTGACTGTTGGCAGTTTCAATAAATAGGCTGATTATGATGCAGGGATCTTTGGTTCTTCCTTTGGAAGTGGCTATAATCCGCTTGGTAATCTTTTCATAACCTTCGTTTTCATAACCTTTTTCCTGCTGTCTCAGTTGTCCTTAAGTAGTAAAATgtgagaaatatatttatagagcacaaggaggaagaggaagagtttGAATCAAAGAGATAGATAGTCTAGTTAGTAAGAGACTAGAGACGCAGCAATACCATTACAGATATTGTATATACCGGGCCGATACTGACTCGAATAGTGGAATTTTAATTCCTGTTCAAGTTTTGACCAATTTTCTCatacataaaaaatatttacactTGAATTGTAATTCCTGTTAATTTGTTATTTCCGTAaatatatctatgtatctattaGTTGTGTATTATTTCAcaaagttaagttaagttgtTTTAGTCAAGCCTGATGTTTCCTTACACATAAAAGAATGATTCCAGTCACTTTCATCCAGTTCAATATTAAACATTGGTACTGGATTGGCACTTGGTATCTACCAATAGCCAAAGCCCAGGAATCTGTATCGTATCGGGACTGAACAAGTCAGATCGGTGCATCACTataagagacaaagagagaatgATTACTAGCAGGCAAATTATTTAATTGCAGATTCATCTCTATTTGCCCATATCTATTGTTATACTGCataaaatctaataaaaaagCATGCTCTTGTGTCGATGCATTATCATAACCCCATTTATGTCtgaaatacacatttgtattgaaaaaacaaacaattgtaGTCTCATTTGAATTCTCTTCGATTTTTGCGAATAACCACTCATTAGCTGGATACTTCTGAATGCTTTCTCCCTCGAGACTTCATTTTCCAGTCATGTGGTTTAACGAGTAACGTCTGATCTTTTATCCCCACAAAAGTCCTATTGTTGATATTAATGTTGTCCAGTTCGATATTCTAGTTTGCTTTATTGCAATGCCCGGGCCATTGCCCGTTAAACGTCAAACAGAATCCCATCGTTCACAGCATCGAAGGCCGAATTTGTCTTCCAGATTCCGTGTGCTGAAACCGACCACATTAATAAGAAAATCTATTTATTGGAGCAAGAAGGATGCCATCCTATTTTTACTCCCTCTGCAACATATGATGGGTTTTGCCAATGCTTCTTTATCTGACCTTGTAATTGATTAGAGTGTAGGCGACTATCCCTGAATTCCTGCACATGTATTTCATGTCAGCCTATTGGCTGTATATCATTACTGCTCTTTTTGAAATTCCACTGAAACACCTATACAGTGCTAAATTGGACATATTAATATTTGCCTGAGGTACAACTGCAGATGGATATATGGTGGCAAGACACTGTCAGTGCCATAGGGCTACTATATTCAAGGACTCCATCACAGTACCTGAATCAAATTGAGGTGAAAAAGATGGATGACTCTAGGGTTGCTACTTTCACACTGCATCAAGTTGTCAGTGAATGTATTACCTTCTAAAATATGATTATCGCCACAATGAAACCAAGGAATGTGACGTGCAATATAATATTCTCAGAGTCCTGCTTGTTCCCTGTACAGCTGGAGAACTTCATCCAGGAGAATGTGCGCTCTGGgatggaggaaatgaaaagtACTGCGGTACACACCCAGACAGCTGCCATGCTCGAAATGGGAACCAACCTCCTCAGCCAATCAGCGGAGCAGACCCGCAAACTGACAGACGTTGAGACCCAGGTGAGTCCATCAAGAAGCATTTGAGTAAGCCAGGACCAACTTGTTTCCAGCCAATCCAAATGAACAACTGTGGGGGGTCACACCcatgcaaaaacaaatgatgtGACTTGCAAAACACTTGGCCAATTGCAAATTACATGTAAATCTGATGTAACCCGCCATGAAGCCGTGCCCAAAGGTAGCGGCAACCGCTTTTAAAGCAGCTGGTATTTGGTTCTACAGGCTCTGATTGACACAATGAATTAAGCTCGGCGTCTGAAAACCAGCCAATTAAAACACAAAGCTCAGTAGCACAACACAGATGTGTCTTCAATCAGGCGACAGAGCTGTTATTACAGTTTGGGCCGTTTTGGTCcccgtgttttctttttctcttatCAGAGTTGATGTGAAACTACGACCTGTACAAATATATGAGCTGCTTTGTTCAagttgtgtgtttcatgtgcaACTTCAAAACATTGCACAGGTGCACGGGAGATAATTCTTGCTCATGTTTCCATTGTAAGATCAAAGACTGAAGCATTATGGGCCTTGAAATGCTCTGCGTGACATTGTTCATCCCCCAGGGTGCTTTACAACCttaaccccacacacacacacagccacccaCCCGAGTCTGTCGGCCTGTCATCACTCTCATCAACACTGCCCACATACTGTGATAGAGTTATTGTTCTATTTTCATCAATCTATAGGTGTTAAACCAGACAAGTCGCCTGGAGATACAGCTGCTCGAGTACTCGCTCTTCACTAACCGGCTGGAGAAACATATCCTCCTGCAGACTCAAGAGATCTCGCGCCTCAGTGATAAAAACAGGTGAAAACACACGCTTCAAAAGATTCTATCGTTTTTTTAGGCACTGCGAGACTTCCAggatatgatttttttttactgtgtacaGAAACTTCCTTTTCAAATCTTTCATGGACTGCAAGTTGGTAATTTATGAGGcacttattttctcattttgaaCATCACAAGGttatttttgcttttcattttccaGAGAACCATCTATCAGTCACTTCAATGTTAAATAGCTTTCACATGGGTTTTCTAAGAGTGAGTCCTTTGGTTACTGCAGATGGCGATATTTTCTAGGTGCGTTAAAACTGCTGCTTTTCCTGTGCTGATCCCAAATCAGCTGCCGTGGCTGCTGCAGGAAACTTTTCACACATCTCCTCATGAGCTCCAAAGAATGTTTTTCTCAGGAAAAAGCTATGTGGACATTCGGCGGCgtatataaagaccttcagcaGTGTAAAATACTGTACATAACCAAAATGTATAACATAACAAAACCAGTCCATTTCATCCAACTACCAGAAGAGAATATGTTGAATTACTCTGACGAACAGGGTACTTAACAGCAATATAATGTGTATTGTGtaagcttctgtgtgtgtgtgtgtttgccagtgAATAAGCCGAGCATGTTAGGAGGGGTTTCCCATTCTTCCTTCTCCGAACACAAGGTCAAATTAGGGCCAGCAGAGGTTAAGGACTGGGTGTTGGGTGGTGTGAATGGGAGCGGGTGTTTTGATTGTTTATCATCACATCCATCTGTACCAAGTGTGACTGGGAGAGCACAATGCCCCGGCTCCAACACCTGTTACACATCTGGCCCTGCTCTGCCCTTGTGGCTCTCGTCCTTCAATGCAAATACATTCATAGATTACTTCACAAGTAAACACCACGAGGCGACGCATGAAATTAGAAAGGTCAAAGTAGATTTGCTGCCAAGCAGCTGTGAAATAAAGAAGGGAACCGCAGTGGTTGTGGGGGGCTACTGCTGCTGATCCTCAATGGGACGGGGCCTGTTTTTGAATTACTGCCAATGAAAAAGAGCTGAAAGACATGCTTGTTTTCATAAGCATTACATGTAAAATACTATTGGCAGGAAGCGCAGCATTTTGCGGCTAGAGGGTAAGAGCAGTCTATTAGCAATAtgtatttcaataataataaatagcgCAATATCATAAGCATAACAGTTTAATTGCCCAGGATGCAATGTGATCCGAAaatgacatgtttgttttgtcaaaccCTCTTACGGTGCTGGTATACCGCtacacttttttccccctttgaCTGTTCCTCAAGGTAAAATACACATAATGGAGAACAAATTGTTAGCTTGCTTTGCCACTTTTATGGAGTGATCCCCCGCACAAGGCACATATTAAATTGAAGTGAcgttaaaaaaaggatttggaTTGATCCAGCTTGCATTCCGGGCCACATGCTGTGCCGCTGCCTGACGTGAGAGATACACGTTTAGTGTGGCAGTTGCGTGGGCACGGGGCTGAAAAGTAGCTTGTTCAATCTGGGTGGCTGGATTGTTTCAATAAATAACTACTGCATAGTCGTTAGTCAAAGCCATAAAGATCCGGCTGCTGGGATTTATGATCTTCATTTGGAAGTGGGGGGTGTGacacttgtgcacacacacacaaacacacacacacacacacacagtcagattGTTGCCTGATGGCTGTGCTCTCGAGGCTTAGCATGCAGTCCCGTCTGCTGCTGCAGTACAGGTGTTTCTATGATGTTAGCCCAATGAGCCTGTCGCATTGATGTCTATTAGTCATCATCATGTAAATGTGCAAGTTTGTGCAACCTCCGCTGAGGTAGATAAATGTTGAACAGATTTATTTTCCATATGGAGCCACTCCTAATATCGTCTGCCACATGTCCGATTCTAGATGCATCTTAACACTCAATCCAGTGTTACGTCTTCCGATTTTCACTTTTCTCCCCTTGTCTCGTGgtggtcggctgtagctcatgggggaagAGTgttcgtcccgtaaccacaaggtacccggttcaatccccgctctcccccatagttgcatgttgaagtgtccttgagcaagacactgaaccccccccccccccccccccccccagttgcttcactgcagcccactgctccttaataactaaggatgggtcaaatgcagagaagaatttccccacggtgatcaataaaagtgtacatttctttctttcgcAGTTTACTGGAACAGAGACTCTTAGCGCTGGAGGCTCGGTATGGGAAGGAGCTGCAGGGCTTGCAGAGCGAAAAGCAGCAGCTCCAAGAGCTCGTGGAGAGGCAGAGTCGACTGGTCAGTCAGCTGCAGGGTGAACTGGTCAGTTCCACGCTCAACAGCACCTCGCTACAGAGACAGCAGGCCGCGCTCACAGACACTGTTCAGCAGCTGCTGGCGATGACCAACCGCTGCAACGGTGAGGCTGAGGCATTCGCCCGTATGCATGTGCAAGATACACATTTGcatgatgaaaatgtcatgtgGGTTCAACGGAGATTAACAAATATTACTCAATATGAAATAGAGGACAGGGCTTCTCACTTGCTAGTATTTagcatacaaatatatattttcctctGATTCATTACTTActtacagcaacaaaaaaaaagaccaaagcaTCAATAAACACCAGAATTGAATTTAGGCAAAAGATGACATCGACAGCACTTACATTAATGAGcatgtgatttgtgatttaggctacaaaatgaaaaatatgaaatgacaaACATCCCCTACAACAGCTTGTAGTTCAAATCCCAGACACactacatgcatgcatgcactaCATGATATTGCAGGCTTGACCCGGGGCTTAACATGACAAGATATCTTAGATATGGGGTTGGGATCTATGCGCAAAACCCATAAGGTTGCCATC from Cyclopterus lumpus isolate fCycLum1 chromosome 11, fCycLum1.pri, whole genome shotgun sequence harbors:
- the angpt2b gene encoding LOW QUALITY PROTEIN: angiopoietin-2b (The sequence of the model RefSeq protein was modified relative to this genomic sequence to represent the inferred CDS: inserted 1 base in 1 codon; deleted 1 base in 1 codon), which produces MGRQLALTLAYLAHLLATATSSERQQHRVQQGRCSYTFILPRCEHCHPLKDFQVTNTLQRDSPPEAEPDTSQFKAGMAQKEEAFWQERKLVNLESAMENNXQWLQKLENFIQENVRSGMEEMKSTAVHTQTAAMLEMGTNLLSQSAEQTRKLTDVETQVLNQTSRLEIQLLEYSLFTNRLEKHILLQTQEISRLSDKNSLLEQRLLALEARYGKELQGLQSEKQQLQELVERQSRLVSQLQGELVSSTLNSTSLQRQQAALTDTVQQLLAMTNRCNEIFNTAKEEPRTFRDCAEILRSGVTESGLYGIRLPNSTQTVKVFCDMKTRGGGWTVLQHRRNGSVNFHRGWRDYKMGFGEPTGGHWLGNDIIHKLTSSQEYSLHVQLKDREGNEAFSHYDHFYIDGEDNNYSLHAEGFSGTAGRTSSLTHSGTQFSTKDRDNDRCTCKCAQLASGGWWFEACGPSNLNGIYYPSSSSVVRYNGIKWYYWKGPNLMATMTTMMVRPANF